A window from Argopecten irradians isolate NY chromosome 3, Ai_NY, whole genome shotgun sequence encodes these proteins:
- the LOC138317523 gene encoding signal-regulatory protein beta-1-like, whose protein sequence is MDRTTIYSCAMRIPLAVLLILVPGVLSQTAPGSPSIPSPTVSTIKEGPVNFTCIATGGTPTPTVKWFKNNVLVDDTYFTDSSSGDAVHTNIYSTTVQFSDKNVVFKCEVENSATTTPLTATKQFTDIYVPPLNPVIQGDSLVTANVSESWTCLTNRSYPVPSFSWSLDSNPIISGISTAISQNTDTTYLTMSILTYTPVSADNGKVLMCQVEHSQTLSSPIQRSITLQLAGKNCTSAIS, encoded by the exons ATGGATCGGACTACAATATATTCCTGTGCAATGAGGATTCCTTTAGCTGTTCTACTGATTCTCGTCCCAGGAGTTCTATCACAAA CTGCCCCTGGTAGCCCCAGTATACCTAGTCCGACCGTCAGCACGATCAAAGAGGGTCCAGTCAACTTCACCTGTATAGCAACCGGCGGGACGCCCACCCCGACGGTAAAATGGTTCAAGAATAACGTCCTAGTGGATGACACATATTTTACGGATTCCTCATCTGGTGACGCGGTTCacacaaatatttacagtacaaCTGTTCAGTTCAGTGATAAAAATGTAGTGTTCAAATGTGAAGTTGAGAATTCGGCAACCACAACACCACTGACAGCGACTAAACAGTTCACTGATATTTACG TGCCACCGTTAAATCCTGTTATACAAGGAGACTCGTTGGTGACGGCCAACGTCAGCGAATCATGGACGTGTCTGACCAATAGATCCTACCCGGTTCCCTCGTTTTCATGGAGCTTAGATTCTAACCCCATTATATCTGGTATATCCACAGCGATATCCCAGAATACAGACACAACCTACCTGACAATGAGTATACTGACTTACACACCTGTTTCGGCAGACAATGGAAAGGTGCTCATGTGTCAGGTTGAACATTCACAAACACTTTCGTCTCCAATTCAGAGATCCATAACACTCCAACTCGCGGGTAAGAACTGCACTTCTGCTATTAGTTGA